In a genomic window of Deltaproteobacteria bacterium:
- the atpG gene encoding ATP synthase F1 subunit gamma → MLTLKALHRRITSIKSTQHITRAMKMVAAARLRRAQERIIEARPYADKMREVLQSLSLRTDPGAHPLLVRREMKKVELVVITTDRGLCGSFNQNIFRRVERFFRENRQLYAEISLTLVGRKGLDYSRRRGVPIIRDYVDRFREIDYQAAAVIGKDVVEDYIGEAVDGVFLVYNEFRSPLVQWVMVKDLLPIEPLEVEPDYYPVEYIYEPSADVILSELLPRYVEVQIYRALLESMAGEHGARMTAMDAATENAQEMIEKLTLMYNKARQSAITKEMMEIVAGAEALK, encoded by the coding sequence ATGCTTACTCTCAAGGCTCTGCACAGAAGGATTACCAGTATCAAAAGCACCCAGCATATCACCCGGGCCATGAAGATGGTGGCCGCAGCTAGGTTGAGGCGGGCCCAGGAGAGGATCATCGAGGCCCGTCCCTATGCCGATAAGATGAGGGAGGTCTTGCAGAGTCTGAGCCTCAGGACTGATCCCGGGGCCCACCCCTTGCTGGTCCGCCGGGAGATGAAGAAGGTGGAGTTGGTGGTCATCACCACCGATCGCGGGCTGTGCGGGAGCTTCAACCAGAATATCTTCCGGAGGGTGGAGAGGTTCTTCCGGGAAAACCGCCAGTTATATGCGGAGATCTCCCTCACCCTTGTGGGGAGAAAGGGGCTGGACTACTCCCGCAGGAGGGGGGTCCCCATCATCAGGGATTACGTGGACAGATTTCGAGAGATCGATTACCAGGCGGCCGCAGTCATCGGCAAGGATGTGGTGGAGGATTATATTGGTGAGGCCGTTGATGGGGTCTTTCTGGTCTACAATGAGTTTCGTTCCCCCCTGGTCCAATGGGTGATGGTCAAGGATCTCCTCCCCATAGAGCCCCTGGAGGTAGAACCCGATTATTACCCTGTGGAATACATCTACGAACCTTCGGCCGACGTCATCCTTTCCGAACTGCTGCCCAGGTATGTAGAGGTCCAGATATATCGGGCCCTACTGGAATCGATGGCAGGGGAACACGGGGCGAGGATGACTGCCATGGACGCCGCCACGGAGAACGCTCAGGAGATGATCGAAAAGCTCACACTCATGTATAACAAGGCGCGCCAGAGCGCCATCACCAAGGAGATGAT